From Hyla sarda isolate aHylSar1 chromosome 12, aHylSar1.hap1, whole genome shotgun sequence:
taggcagcacatagagccccctttaggcagcacatagttagatccccctttagacagcacatagagcccctctttaggcagcacataaattcccccatattaggcagcacatagttagagcctccctttaggcagcacatagttagagcccccctttaggcatcacatagttagatcccccctttaggagcacatagtttcccccatgttaggcagcacatagttagagccccctttaggcagcacatagagccccccttttagCAGCACAtacattcccccatattaggcagcacatagttagagcccccctttaggcagcactggttttatttcacagccaaaaaaggtattttttatttgaacaactgtcccgccaaatgtgatttgcactagtgtgacaatgagcaaaaaaggttgccagcggagttccccttttaagcagaggtccccaaccagggtgcctccagcagttgcaagacacacggactgaacttatagcccttttaatactgtagttagttgcttgagggaacttaagttttacactggagtaccccttttaaccagcggttccctcccaaccagggtgcctccagctgttgcaagacacacggactgatatttgatattgatattgatatttttttgtgctgtccttaaagcagatgttagactagtgctttaggagtaaactggaccctgaatacaacaCCTAGCAGCagcctagctatcgctttccctatacagcaggagcagcttctctgaccctccactttctaagcctgcagcacgATGAATGAAGGTAACATGGCGTCCGAGGCAGCCTGTACAGGaatctgtccgccatcttggctgattggAACCCCACAATCGTGCTGCAGACATCCCGATCGGCCCTCCTAAAGGACCAGCACCTATTTACTAGCACCTTTTAGATGTCGCGATCACTTTTGATCacagaatctaaagggttaatgctggacaacgTGATTGCCGAGTTCCAgcattagtggtgagtcctggctgctggtaGCAGCCATTACTCACCAGCTCCTAAGCTTTCTTCAGAATCCCGTAGCGGGCACAGGGAATGTCTCTTTTGGCTATGAATtgtaatgtgaacccagtctgatgtgggtacatgctgggagttgtagttttgatacacttGGAGACCTACTGGAGGAGGCATAATGCCAGAAATGattgtatataacacacacatatatatatatataatacctttAAAGTATGACTTTATTTGCAATAAAttcatggggggaaaaaaaacattatatccATCTTTATATACAAAAGAGCATTCCCAGTATTAGATCATAACGTTATACTAATGTTTTCCTGCATGTCCGTAATCAGTACATAATGCGGGCCAccaagctttcccagtctcctgaagcttTAGCAGCGATAGGCTGCTCATCCTCCCTGTACTCCTCACTCCATGCCCTCTTGCTGCTCCCGCACTGATGGCTTCTCCCGCCCCCTACTCTTACCTCTTTCCCTCTCTCATCCTGCTATAAATACCCTCTCCCTGCCCTCATTTTTAACTAACtgcctgccagacagttaaatcatactttaccaggaCATTGGTCCATCGATAGACTGTTTTAAACTCCCAGGCAATCTCTGCAGTCCAAGAGTAACACGATTAGGAGATGTCCAAAAAATCcattagacttgcatgggacttctggtacaATATTTAATCATGTTACTCTTGGTTGCTGAGATTGCCCGGGAATTTTAACTATCTTGCTGTCAGACCaacgtcatggtaaagtatgatttatctGTCTGGGTTCCGCTATTTATAGTAGAGTTTAGGGATGTTCTGATACTGTGAGTAAAACAATGGAGCCCGGACCAGTCAATCATACATTATCATGATGTAGGTCTGGCGGCCGGTTGTTTAAAATTCCCAGGCAATCTCCGCAGCCGAGAGTAATGTGATCAGATAATGTATCAGAAGTCCCATGTAAATCTAATGGATTTCTGGTACATCTCATACTGCTGAGACTGCTGAGATTGCCCGGGctttttaaacatcctgccgtcAGACCAACgttatggtaaagtatgatttaactgtccggctGTTTTACtctcagtatcgggacatccctaaactcTTCTATATTTTTATTCGCCCTATAAGACGTTTACCAAGTTTAATCTAAATGTCTCCAGCCGTTcgtagttatgctggaacatacatatacacttatatacacacatacgttGAGTATGCAAATGTCATGgtaatgtccgggcatgctgggagttgtagttccgcaacatctggaggtccatagtttggagaccactggcttacATAGTCCCTGCTACATGTTGGTTTGGGCTTTTTTGGCAGGCAGAACCTTTGCTAGTGTTGGCTAACCCCATCCACGTGGGGCACAAGGATTGCGGGGGCTGCGTGTTGAAGCGGCTTATCCATTGGTCGTCCGCGCAGCATCCTGCTGGCGTCTCTTCGTCTCTCTTCCCCATGGTGAGGATGCCGGCTGCCTGGTTGGCTGAGCCTTGTAGTAACCTCTGAAGACGGGACTGTAGGGACTGAGCGTTGCTCTTCCTCTTCCCCAGGGTCAGGATCCCGGCAGCGTGATTGCCGGAGCCACGAAGAAGTTCGTACAACCTGCAGGAGCATGTCTTCTGCCGGCAACAGTCGGGGGCGCTGTCTGACCTCAACGCCAATGAGCAGAGCAGAACCAGGACCAGGACGCACCAGGATTTACTGACCTGCGGAAATCAATAAGACTGGATGAAATGGGGTCCAAGAACATTTCCATCCAAATATATCAATTTACCCCTGTGCCAGGACTGGGGGGCGATGGCTCCGAAATAATAGATCAAGATCGTAAAACCCAACGCAAAGAGTCATAATAGCGTCATACTCCCGGATCTGTGAGGATATGCCGGAAATGGGTATTATAAGGTTAccgctttaaaggggcactccagccccaagacatcttatcccctatccaaagtttagGGGATAAGGGGATTGAtcgtggggacccccgcaatctagcatacagcacccacctgtaagtactgcaggaaacactggaggctctcagtgttatgccccccgaccacggggatggagtatcgtgatgtcatgactccgcccctgcgTGACAtcgtgccccgccccctcaatataagtctatgggattatcgtgacgtcacgccccgccccctcaatgcaagtctatgggagtatcgtgacgtcaagacgctgccccgtgtgacctcacgccccgccccctcaatgcaagtctatgggagggggcgtgacggctgtcacgccccctcccatagacttgcattgagggggcgaggcgtgatgtcacaggtGGGTGGATACTCcaggccctcaatgcaagtctatgggagtattgtgacatcacgactccacccccgtgtgatgtcacgccccgccccctcaatgctagtctatgggagtatcgtgacatcacgactctgccccccgtgtaacgtcacgccccctcccatagacttgcattgagggggcggggcatgacgtcacgatactccattccccgtggtcgggaggcctaacactgagagcctccatcgcttccagcagtgcttacaggtgggtgctgtatgcaagattgcgggggtccccagcgatcagacatcttatctcctattctttggattggggataagatgtcttggggccggagtacccctttaaagggaacctgtgacCCCCTTTATGTAGTCTGAACCACAGTTTGCTTCTGGCCATCCTGATAGACTTCATGCAGTGTCCCACTTTCCAGTGTTTTAGCTGAGCTGTAGGACATTTAGATGTTGCGATCAACATTTATCAtagaatctaaagggttaatggacaTTGTGATTGCTGAGTTCCAGCATTAGTGGGGAATCATTAGGGGGGGGTTCAAACTTttaacatatatttatttttattttgttaatcTCCATAGGAATCTATTATATGGAATATTTTGATcacaaacactgaacaatgctgagcCGTAgaacagtattgatcagtgttatcagtgcagCCTGTACAGGaatctgtccgccatcttggctgattggAACCCCACAATCGTGCTGCAGACATCCCGATCGGCCCTCCTAAAGGACCAGCACCTATTTATTAgcacctttagatgttgcaatcaCTTTTGATCACAGAATCTAAAGGGTCAATGCTGGACAACGTGATTGCCGGGTTCCAgcattagtggtgagtcctggctgctgatagcagccattacTCACCAGCTCCTAAGCTCTCTTCAGAATCGCGTAGCGGGCACAGGGAATGTCTCTTTTGGCTATGAATtgtaatgtgaacccagtctgATGCGGTTACAGTATAACCCACATGTAGCGCTATGGTCATGCCTCCAAGGATTTGAATCtgtgtttcctaaccaaggtgcctccagctgtttcaaaactacagctcccagcatgccatactACTATAGTCAAAAGGTTGGATCTAATAGACTGCCACAGAGTGAGCCACAAACATCCCCCGCTTATAACTAGCAATCGTAATGGGTCTTAGGATTGAGATTTCGTGCGAGCAAATTTATTGACCTATCTGGACAACATATCAAaagatatagttttttttatgatagtaacgctttaaagaggtactccggtgaaaaacattttcatttattttttttttgactttctgaagcaactggcttcagaaagttaaacaaattagtaaattacttctataaaaaaaatcttaatccttccagtactcatcagctactaaagttgagttgttttttccagtctgaccacagtgctctttgcggacacctctgtccatttgctcctactctggacagttcctgacatggacagaggtgtcagcagagagcactgtggacagacagaaaagaacaactcaacttccgcagctgataagtactgcaaggatttgaatttttaatagaaataatttacaaatctgtttaactttctggagccagtttataagaaaaaatattgtttttcactggaacacccctttaaaggggtactcccgtggacaattttttttttttttttttaatcaactggtgccagaaagttaaactgatttgtaaattacttctatataaaaatcttaatctttccagcacttattagggtctatatactacagaggaaatggttttctttttggaacacagagctctctgctgacatcatgaccacagtgctctctgctgacatctctgtccattttaggaactgtccagagcagcatatgtttgctttggggattttctcctactctggacagatcctaaaatggacagagatgtcagcagagagcactgtggtcatgatgtcagcagagagctctgtgttccaaaaagaaaaaaaattccgctgtagtattcagcagctaataagtactggaaggattaagattttttaatggaagtactttacaaatctgtttaactttctggcaccagttgacaaaaaaaaaaaaaatccacgggagtacccctttaaggtacaatACTGTAGTTTTACTTCGCGCACTAACAGCTCCTTGCCTGCAGAGGTCAGTATTGCTATTGTTTATAGAAAACGGCAAAGCAATAAactcatccatccatccatccatacacacatacagtatacaccagtgtttcccaaacagggtgcctccagttgttgcaaaactacaactcccagcatgcccggacagcccttggctgtccgggcatgctgggagttgtagttttgcaacagctggaggctgcctgGTTGAGAAATACTGGTATATAGAATAAATCACTGTGTCCcagaaaaggggtattccgggaagaaaaactattttttttctatatatcaactggctccagaaagttaaacagatttgtaaattacttctattaaaaaatcttaatcctttcagtacttatgagcttctgaagttaaggttgttcttttctgtctaagtcctttctgatgacacctgtctcgggaaccgcccagtttagaagcaaatcccccatagcaaacctcttctaaactgggcggttcctgagacacgtgtcatcagagagcacttagacagaaaagaactcaacttcagcagctaaaaagtactgaaaggattaagattttttaatagaagtaatttacaaatctgtttaactttctggagccagttgatatatactaaaaaaaaaaaaaaaaaagttttttcctggaatacccctttaatattacacTCCAGAAAAGTTTTCAGACCCCTCCTGATCTTTTAGTGAGTTTCCCGACACGTCTTCTATTAGAGGTTTTTATTTCCAAACTGATACAAcccatttttattaatttccGTGGTTCTATAGTGCACCCATTCTATGTATAACTTTTGGTAACTTTTATCTTGTCAATGGGATACATCAAGCTctgtccgttggctgtccgggcaagctaggAGTTAAAgtctcgcaacatctggagggccacagtttgggaccactgtTTAACCTGTAAGGTTCTGATTGCAAACAGAATTCTATAATACTTCCAGTTGTTACAATGTGCAAATATAATTCTGTAATATTTACAATTATGTTACAGATGGCAAATAGAATTCCATATTTTTCAGTTGTTACAATttgcaaataataataattcgaCAATATGTACAATTGTTACAATTTACAAATAGAATTCCATGTTTGCAGATACAGAATGACTTAAAGTTTACAGGAGTGTtttccaacgagggtgcctccagctgtggcaaaacttcaactcccagcatgcccggacagccgctggctgtccgggcatgctgggagtttaagttttgcaacagctggagggccacagtttgagacaactGAGTTAGATAGTAAACACTGTCCTAATTTCTATGAATCTaactcagtggtctcaaactctggccctccagatgttgcaaaacttcaactcccagcatgcccggactgccaatgGCCTGTTTGCCTCTTCCAGAGGATACACAATGTCCCTatgaaggtaaatcaaggctttcctctcatctcaacagtctttggctgtccgtgaaAGCTGGGAGTTAGATTCATATGAATTAGGACAGTGTTTCGTAACTAAACCATGATTTATCTTTCAGAGACAGTGTgagtcctctggaggaggcaaacGGGCcattggcagtccgggcatgctgggagttgacgttttgcaacatctggagggccagagtttgagaccactgagttaggaaacactgtcctaattcCTATGAATCTatctcagtggtctcaaactctggccctccagatgttgcaaaacttcaactcccagcatgcccggactgccaatgGCCTGTTTGCCtcttccagaggatccacactgtccctataaagttaaatcaaggctttcctctcatctcaacagtctttggctgtccgtgaatgctgggagttagatTCATGGgaattaggacagtgtttcctaactcccagcattcacggacagccaaagactgctgagatgagaggaaagccttgatttacctttcagggacagtgtgaatCCTCTGGCAAATGGGCTATTGGCagtctggatatgctgggagttgaagtttttcaacatctggagggccagagtttgagaccactgagttAGATTCATAGgaattaggacagtgtttcctatCTAACTCagttgtctcaaactgtggccctctagatgttgcaaaacgtcaactcccagcatgctcggactgcCAATGCCCTttttgcctcctccagaggattcacactgtccctgaaaaggTAAATCTAGGCTTTCCTCTCATCTcagcagtctttggctgtccatgaATGCTGGAAgttagaaaacactgtcctaGTTCCTATGAATCTAACTCCCAGTAttcacagacagccaaagactgttgaGATGAGagaaaagccttgatttacctttatagggacagtgtggatcctctggctgtccgggcatgctgggagttggtagaCTGGTCTGTTGAATCACGTTTTCTTTAATATCCTGTGGATGGTTGTGTGTATGTGTCACCTGGGGAAGAGATGGCACAGGATGCACTATGGGAAGACAAGCTGGCGGAGGCAGTATGATGCTCTGACCAATGTTTTGCTGAAAAATTTGGGGTCCTGGCATGATGGTGGCTGCTGCTCTGACACGTATGACCTACCTAACCATTGTACAGACCAGGTCCCCCCACCTTCTTGGTAGTGGGACCCCCTAAGGACAGTGTCCTGTTTTAGCAGGATAATTCCCCAACCACACTG
This genomic window contains:
- the HCRT gene encoding hypocretin neuropeptide precursor; the protein is MESINKVSKSWCVLVLVLLCSLALRSDSAPDCCRQKTCSCRLYELLRGSGNHAAGILTLGKRKSNAQSLQSRLQRLLQGSANQAAGILTMGKRDEETPAGCCADDQWISRFNTQPPQSLCPTWMGLANTSKGSACQKSPNQHVAGTM